The proteins below are encoded in one region of Amycolatopsis magusensis:
- a CDS encoding histidine phosphatase family protein has translation MKLYLVRHAQSEANVLKTLNTALPGPPLTELGREQAAALAGRLADEPVRAVYASFATRAQQTAAPVAAVFGMEVQPVEGVHEINVGDLEDRADHEAMKSFAAVMHSWTQGDLDVPLPGGESGSEVRARYEKAVADLRAKHEAADSDGVVVLVGHGGSIRLAAEWLCDNVLPELADSSLIPNTGIVELESTDSGWHCLSWVGTPV, from the coding sequence GTGAAGCTGTACCTGGTCCGGCACGCGCAGAGCGAGGCGAACGTGCTCAAGACGCTGAACACCGCGCTGCCGGGGCCGCCGCTGACCGAACTGGGCCGGGAGCAGGCCGCCGCGCTGGCCGGCCGGCTGGCCGACGAGCCGGTGCGCGCCGTCTACGCCTCCTTCGCGACCCGGGCGCAGCAGACCGCGGCGCCGGTCGCGGCGGTGTTCGGCATGGAGGTGCAGCCGGTCGAAGGCGTGCACGAGATCAACGTCGGCGACCTGGAGGACCGGGCCGACCACGAGGCGATGAAGTCCTTCGCCGCGGTCATGCACTCGTGGACGCAGGGCGACCTGGACGTGCCGCTGCCGGGCGGGGAAAGCGGCAGCGAGGTGCGGGCGCGCTACGAGAAGGCGGTCGCCGACCTGCGTGCCAAGCACGAGGCCGCCGACTCCGACGGCGTGGTGGTGCTGGTCGGGCACGGCGGGTCGATCCGGCTGGCCGCCGAATGGCTCTGCGACAACGTGCTGCCCGAGCTGGCCGACTCCAGCCTTATTCCGAACACCGGCATCGTGGAGCTGGAATCGACCGACAGCGGCTGGCACTGCCTGAGCTGGGTCGGCACCCCGGTCTGA